In the Streptomyces sp. 840.1 genome, one interval contains:
- a CDS encoding TerD family protein, with translation MGVSLSKGGNVSLTKEAPGLTAVLVGLGWDVRTTTGTDYDLDASALLCDEAGKVGSNDNFVFYNNLKSPDGSVEHTGDNLTGEGEGDDEIVKVDLAAVPAEVAKIVFPVSIHDAEGRGQSFGQVRNAYIRVVNQAGGAEIARYDLSEDASTETAMVFGELYRNGAEWKFRAVGQGYAAGLSGIVADFGVSL, from the coding sequence ATGGGCGTGAGCCTCTCCAAGGGTGGAAACGTCTCGCTGACCAAGGAGGCCCCCGGACTCACCGCGGTCCTCGTCGGCCTCGGCTGGGACGTCCGCACGACCACCGGCACGGACTACGACCTGGACGCCAGCGCGCTGCTGTGCGACGAGGCCGGGAAGGTCGGTTCGAACGACAACTTCGTCTTCTACAACAACCTGAAGAGCCCCGACGGTTCGGTCGAGCACACCGGCGACAACCTCACGGGCGAGGGCGAGGGCGACGACGAGATCGTCAAGGTCGATCTCGCTGCCGTGCCGGCCGAGGTCGCCAAGATCGTCTTCCCCGTCTCGATCCACGACGCGGAGGGACGCGGCCAGAGCTTCGGCCAGGTCCGCAACGCCTACATCCGCGTGGTCAACCAGGCGGGCGGCGCCGAGATCGCCCGCTACGACCTGAGCGAGGACGCCTCCACGGAGACCGCCATGGTCTTCGGCGAGCTGTACCGCAACGGCGCCGAGTGGAAGTTCCGCGCCGTCGGACAGGGCTACGCCGCCGGACTCAGCGGAATCGTCGCCGACTTCGGCGTCAGCCTCTGA
- a CDS encoding BlaI/MecI/CopY family transcriptional regulator, protein MGGEKAGRPQEPRARRRGQGELETQVLAVLGGASEPVTAAWVQERLDGGLSYSTVITILTRLLGKQAVTRTGSGRPVLWQSTANGAGLTAFRMRRLLDQRDDRDAVLSSFVSALSPDDEDLLRSLLGESGSGPAGRATDEPES, encoded by the coding sequence GTGGGCGGAGAGAAGGCAGGCCGTCCGCAGGAGCCGCGGGCCCGCCGGCGTGGCCAGGGCGAACTGGAGACCCAGGTGCTGGCCGTACTGGGCGGGGCGAGCGAACCCGTCACCGCCGCCTGGGTACAGGAGCGCCTCGACGGCGGACTCTCGTACAGCACGGTCATCACCATCCTGACCCGGCTGCTCGGCAAGCAGGCGGTCACCCGTACGGGTTCGGGCCGCCCGGTGCTGTGGCAGTCGACGGCGAACGGGGCCGGTCTCACCGCGTTCCGGATGCGCCGGCTGCTCGACCAGCGCGACGACCGGGACGCCGTGCTGTCCAGCTTCGTGTCCGCGCTGTCGCCGGACGACGAGGACCTGCTGAGGTCGCTGCTCGGCGAGAGCGGCTCCGGCCCCGCCGGGCGGGCCACGGACGAGCCGGAGAGTTGA
- a CDS encoding M56 family metallopeptidase, which produces MGVFVCLPLILPLTALPIARLAEQHLHPRSAARLLATIAVILASCSTLCLGLLAVVGTAQLPGNPLPDGWSDDEVRKAVPHDRFVGKTAIAALVAVAAGCASVVRRHYRFRSRAHRTLAGLSTTAELAVLPDGVPYAYALPGSPGRIMVSSAMLDCLTEAEQRALLAHERAHLAGRHHRLLLAVQLAGCANPLLRPLRAAITYSTERWADEEAAVTTGDRRLTARTVGKAAIISHRAATETVPAFAAAGPVPRRVAALLGPVPPEQGWPPIHTPTGIAAYVAAVGTALSTGSSLNAAFALFVALEAATPL; this is translated from the coding sequence ATGGGTGTCTTCGTCTGTCTGCCCCTGATCCTGCCCCTCACGGCGCTGCCCATCGCACGCCTGGCGGAGCAGCATCTGCATCCGCGAAGTGCCGCCCGTCTGCTCGCGACCATCGCCGTGATCCTGGCCTCGTGCAGCACGCTCTGCCTCGGTCTTCTGGCGGTGGTCGGCACGGCCCAGCTGCCCGGCAACCCGCTGCCCGACGGCTGGTCCGACGACGAGGTCAGGAAGGCCGTTCCGCACGACAGGTTCGTCGGCAAGACGGCGATCGCCGCGCTCGTGGCCGTGGCCGCGGGCTGCGCCTCCGTAGTCCGGCGCCACTACCGCTTCCGCTCCCGTGCGCACCGCACGCTGGCCGGGCTGTCGACGACGGCCGAGCTCGCGGTGCTGCCCGACGGCGTGCCGTACGCCTACGCCCTGCCCGGCTCGCCCGGCAGGATCATGGTCTCCTCCGCGATGCTCGACTGCCTGACGGAGGCCGAGCAGCGGGCACTCCTCGCCCATGAACGGGCCCATCTCGCGGGCCGCCACCACCGCCTGCTGCTCGCCGTCCAGCTGGCGGGCTGCGCGAACCCGCTGCTGCGGCCGCTGCGCGCGGCCATCACGTACAGCACGGAGCGCTGGGCGGACGAGGAGGCGGCCGTCACCACCGGGGACCGGCGGCTCACCGCCCGCACGGTCGGCAAGGCGGCGATCATCTCGCACCGGGCCGCCACCGAGACCGTCCCGGCCTTCGCCGCAGCCGGCCCCGTACCCCGGCGGGTCGCCGCACTGCTGGGGCCGGTCCCGCCGGAGCAGGGCTGGCCGCCGATCCACACCCCGACCGGGATCGCCGCGTACGTCGCCGCGGTGGGAACGGCCCTGTCCACCGGGTCCTCGCTGAACGCGGCCTTCGCGCTCTTCGTCGCGCTCGAAGCGGCGACGCCGCTGTAG
- a CDS encoding alpha/beta hydrolase: MTQVPPPVTPFLEPAAKELAEATDPHPRIYEVPPEQGREILAGLQSGEGVDRPEVDEEWVDVDAGEWGTVRTRVIRPRGATGPLPVVVYIHGAGWVFGDDRTHDRLFRELVVGANAVGVFPVYDRAPEAKYPTQVEQNYAVGQWVRKNGAGHGMDTSRVAVTGESVGGCMSAVFALMNKERENGLDLKAQVLLYPVTDADFDTPSYHQFAEGYYLTRDGMKWFWDAYTNDPAERVQHYASPLRSSLDQLRGLPTTLVITDEADVLRDEGERYADRLREAGVDVTSVRVAGMVHDFLLLDSLRDTRAANVARRLAVDALRTALHDG, translated from the coding sequence ATGACGCAGGTTCCGCCGCCCGTCACCCCGTTCCTCGAGCCGGCCGCGAAGGAGCTGGCCGAGGCCACCGACCCGCACCCCCGGATCTACGAGGTCCCGCCGGAGCAGGGCCGCGAGATCCTCGCCGGCCTGCAGAGCGGTGAGGGGGTGGACCGGCCCGAGGTCGACGAGGAGTGGGTCGACGTCGACGCGGGTGAGTGGGGCACGGTGCGTACCCGTGTCATCCGCCCCAGGGGCGCCACCGGGCCACTGCCCGTGGTGGTCTACATCCACGGAGCCGGGTGGGTGTTCGGTGACGACAGGACCCACGACCGCCTCTTCCGCGAGCTGGTCGTCGGAGCGAACGCGGTCGGCGTGTTCCCGGTGTACGACCGTGCGCCGGAGGCGAAGTACCCCACGCAGGTCGAGCAGAACTACGCCGTGGGGCAGTGGGTGCGCAAGAACGGCGCCGGCCACGGCATGGACACCTCGCGCGTGGCGGTGACCGGGGAGTCGGTCGGCGGGTGCATGTCCGCCGTCTTCGCGCTGATGAACAAGGAGCGCGAGAACGGCCTCGACCTGAAGGCCCAGGTCCTGCTCTACCCGGTCACCGACGCCGACTTCGACACGCCTTCCTACCACCAGTTCGCGGAGGGCTACTACCTCACCCGCGACGGCATGAAGTGGTTCTGGGACGCCTACACCAACGACCCCGCCGAGCGTGTCCAGCACTACGCCTCACCCCTGCGGTCGAGCCTGGACCAGCTCAGAGGCCTGCCCACCACCCTGGTCATCACCGACGAGGCCGACGTCCTGCGCGACGAGGGCGAGAGGTACGCCGACAGGCTCCGCGAGGCCGGAGTCGACGTGACCTCCGTCCGCGTCGCGGGCATGGTCCACGACTTCCTTCTCCTGGACAGCCTGCGCGACACCCGCGCCGCGAACGTCGCTCGCAGACTCGCCGTCGACGCCCTGCGCACCGCCCTGCACGACGGCTGA
- a CDS encoding UvrD-helicase domain-containing protein has translation MQKEQEFIDRLYDRVDALRGTTAQHVQDALTPVGTGLQARHERDVLVAERSGLLAALNSVDGSLCFGRIDLATGAAHHIGRIGIREDDTAHTPLLIDWRAPVARPFYLATGHTTMGLRRRRHITTEGRAVTELHDEILDVGDRERTGFEDPSGDAVLLAAVNSARTGRMSDIVRTIQAEQDRIIRAPHRGVLVVEGGPGTGKTAVALHRAAYLLYEHRELLAKRAVLIVGPNPAFLRYIGEVLPALGETGVLLATQAELFPGVHADGTDTSRAAAVKGGAAMAEALALAVRDRQQLPEPGAPLVIRHDDGDLVLDWEIAYEARQAARETRLPHNLARPHFAFRIIDALTAQLTERIGADPHGGPNFLGPDDIAQLGRNVAVSKEVHSAVDELWPPLTPEGFLSDYLAEPVYVPDADAAAVRRAPGEGAWTPADVPLLDEVAELLGVDDSAERAAAEAERQERIAYAQGVLELSRGSESYEFEDEESEVLAAHDIIDAERMADRQEEADHRSAAERAAADRTWAFGHIIVDEAQELSPMAWRLLMRRSPTRAMTLVGDPAQTSEEAGVGSWEKILQPYVGDRFEHTTLRVNYRTPAEIMELAARVVRAEDPSFEPPGSVRSTGEVPWIRDAGEDLAGAVARAVSELTPEEGRLAVIAPAALHAEIAAPLDGVTAGAEPDLTRPVVLLEPRQAKGLEFDHVLVVEPGRYGTSDLYVALTRATQRLGIIHREKLPETLR, from the coding sequence TTGCAGAAGGAGCAGGAATTCATCGACCGGCTCTACGACCGCGTCGATGCGCTGCGCGGCACGACCGCCCAGCACGTCCAGGACGCGCTGACCCCGGTCGGTACGGGTCTGCAGGCCCGTCACGAGCGCGACGTGCTTGTCGCCGAACGCTCGGGCCTGCTGGCGGCCCTGAACTCCGTGGACGGCTCGCTGTGTTTCGGCCGCATCGACCTCGCCACCGGCGCGGCCCACCACATCGGCCGGATCGGAATCCGCGAGGACGACACCGCGCACACACCGCTGCTGATCGACTGGCGCGCACCGGTGGCCCGCCCGTTCTACCTCGCCACGGGTCACACGACGATGGGGCTGCGCCGGCGCCGGCACATCACCACCGAGGGCCGAGCCGTCACGGAGCTGCACGACGAGATCCTCGACGTCGGGGACCGGGAGCGCACCGGCTTCGAGGATCCGAGCGGCGACGCCGTGCTGCTCGCCGCCGTGAACTCCGCCCGCACCGGCCGCATGAGCGACATCGTGCGGACCATCCAGGCCGAACAGGACCGCATCATCCGCGCCCCGCACCGCGGCGTCCTCGTCGTCGAGGGCGGGCCCGGCACCGGAAAGACGGCGGTGGCCCTGCACCGCGCGGCGTATCTGCTGTACGAGCACCGGGAACTGCTCGCCAAGCGCGCGGTCCTGATCGTGGGCCCGAACCCGGCCTTCCTGCGCTACATCGGCGAGGTGCTGCCCGCGCTCGGCGAGACCGGCGTCCTGCTCGCCACCCAGGCCGAGCTCTTCCCCGGGGTCCATGCCGACGGCACCGACACTTCCCGCGCCGCCGCCGTCAAGGGCGGCGCGGCGATGGCCGAGGCACTCGCCCTCGCCGTCCGCGACCGGCAGCAGCTGCCCGAGCCGGGCGCCCCGCTGGTCATCCGGCACGACGACGGCGATCTCGTCCTGGACTGGGAGATCGCCTACGAGGCCCGGCAGGCGGCCCGCGAAACCCGGCTGCCCCACAACCTCGCCCGCCCCCACTTCGCCTTCCGGATCATCGACGCGCTCACCGCGCAGCTCACCGAGCGCATCGGCGCCGACCCGCACGGCGGGCCCAACTTCCTGGGCCCCGACGACATCGCCCAGCTCGGCAGGAACGTGGCCGTCAGCAAGGAGGTGCACTCCGCGGTCGACGAGCTGTGGCCGCCGCTCACCCCGGAGGGGTTCCTCAGCGACTATCTGGCCGAGCCCGTCTACGTACCGGACGCGGACGCCGCGGCCGTCCGGCGTGCGCCCGGCGAAGGGGCGTGGACGCCCGCCGACGTCCCGCTGCTGGACGAGGTGGCGGAACTCCTGGGGGTCGACGACAGCGCGGAGCGCGCGGCCGCCGAGGCAGAACGCCAGGAGCGGATCGCTTACGCACAAGGCGTCCTGGAGCTGTCGAGGGGCTCGGAGTCGTACGAGTTCGAGGACGAGGAGTCCGAGGTGCTCGCCGCGCACGACATCATCGACGCCGAACGGATGGCGGACCGGCAGGAGGAGGCCGATCACCGCAGCGCGGCGGAGCGCGCCGCCGCCGACCGGACCTGGGCCTTCGGGCACATCATCGTCGACGAGGCGCAGGAGCTCTCACCGATGGCGTGGCGGCTGCTGATGCGCCGCTCCCCGACCCGTGCGATGACCCTGGTCGGCGACCCCGCGCAGACCTCCGAGGAGGCGGGCGTCGGCTCGTGGGAGAAGATCCTGCAGCCCTACGTGGGCGACCGCTTCGAGCACACGACGCTCAGGGTCAACTACCGTACGCCCGCCGAGATCATGGAGCTGGCGGCCCGGGTGGTACGGGCCGAGGACCCCTCCTTCGAGCCGCCGGGTTCGGTGCGGTCCACCGGCGAGGTGCCGTGGATCCGGGACGCCGGCGAGGACCTGGCGGGCGCGGTGGCGCGGGCGGTCTCCGAGCTGACGCCCGAGGAGGGCCGCCTCGCGGTGATCGCGCCTGCCGCCCTCCACGCGGAGATCGCGGCGCCGCTGGACGGCGTCACGGCCGGCGCCGAGCCCGACCTGACCCGCCCGGTGGTGCTGCTCGAACCCCGGCAGGCGAAGGGGCTCGAATTCGACCATGTACTGGTCGTGGAGCCCGGCCGGTACGGGACCAGCGATCTGTACGTGGCGCTGACCCGCGCCACCCAGCGCCTGGGCATCATCCATCGCGAGAAGCTGCCCGAGACCCTGCGCTGA
- a CDS encoding GNAT family N-acetyltransferase, with the protein MNTASTGGRTCEPAILDAADLASDAERGPRFAASAHRIVADLVRDGAALGWVDPPAPDEVADLLDGVIAATRVGDAALRAVYMDRSLVGLGYWTRYTRPTHRPHADLEKVAVAAAVHGRGIGRALTAALVADARKAGIEVLTLDARGDNSGALHLYRSLGFTEYGRLPGFVAVGERRYDKVFCMLDFRQEA; encoded by the coding sequence ATGAACACGGCTTCGACCGGCGGCAGAACGTGTGAGCCCGCCATCCTGGACGCGGCGGACCTGGCGTCCGACGCGGAGCGTGGGCCCCGGTTCGCGGCATCGGCCCACCGCATCGTGGCGGACCTCGTCCGGGACGGCGCCGCGCTGGGCTGGGTCGACCCTCCCGCGCCCGATGAGGTGGCGGACCTCCTCGACGGGGTAATCGCCGCGACGCGGGTGGGCGATGCCGCCCTGCGCGCCGTGTACATGGACCGAAGCCTGGTCGGGCTGGGCTACTGGACGCGCTATACGCGGCCCACTCACCGCCCGCACGCGGATCTGGAGAAGGTCGCGGTGGCCGCCGCCGTCCACGGCCGGGGTATCGGCCGGGCGCTGACCGCCGCGCTGGTCGCCGATGCCAGGAAGGCGGGGATCGAGGTCCTCACCCTGGACGCCCGGGGCGACAACAGCGGTGCCCTGCACCTCTACCGCTCTCTCGGCTTCACCGAGTACGGGCGCCTGCCCGGCTTCGTCGCCGTCGGTGAACGCCGCTACGACAAGGTCTTCTGCATGCTGGACTTCCGCCAGGAGGCGTGA
- a CDS encoding DUF998 domain-containing protein — MGNQVLLVCGMAAGPLFTVAYLLEGAGRVGYRPRRHPVSSLTLGPAGWAQTVNFLFAGGLSLAFAVALWRVGPFEWGALLVGAWAVGLLGAGAFRTDPVSGYPPGTPDRLRRHTRAGALHDLFSSIGFLALAAACFVYAPSGPPGWAVCSIACGVLFVATMALASAAFDQRQRWVDIGGLLQRISLTIGWAWQLLLAVRILNT; from the coding sequence ATGGGGAATCAAGTCCTGCTCGTCTGCGGAATGGCCGCCGGCCCTCTCTTCACCGTCGCGTACCTGCTGGAAGGCGCCGGCCGCGTGGGCTACAGACCGCGCCGCCATCCCGTCAGCTCGCTCACCCTCGGCCCTGCCGGGTGGGCACAGACCGTCAACTTCCTCTTCGCGGGCGGGCTGTCGCTGGCCTTCGCTGTGGCTCTGTGGCGTGTCGGGCCCTTCGAGTGGGGCGCCCTGCTGGTCGGCGCGTGGGCGGTCGGTCTGCTGGGAGCAGGCGCCTTCCGGACGGATCCGGTGAGCGGCTACCCGCCCGGCACGCCTGATCGGCTCCGGCGTCACACCCGCGCGGGGGCTCTGCATGACCTGTTCTCCTCCATCGGCTTCCTGGCCCTCGCTGCCGCCTGCTTCGTATACGCCCCGTCCGGCCCGCCCGGCTGGGCCGTCTGCTCGATCGCCTGCGGTGTCCTCTTCGTGGCGACGATGGCCCTGGCCAGTGCCGCGTTCGATCAGCGGCAACGCTGGGTCGACATCGGCGGACTGCTTCAGCGCATCTCGCTGACCATCGGCTGGGCCTGGCAGCTACTGCTCGCCGTGCGCATCCTGAACACCTGA
- a CDS encoding FABP family protein: MSDPARQYPYPDAFRPDDAPAPHALLAPLTGFLGTWTGQGRGEYPTLAQEFRYAQEVTFSHDGRPFLHYEARAWLLDADDAPLRPSARESGWWRMQPDGRVEALITQPTGVAEILTGSAADGVADLATHRVALAPTAKEVSATRRRYTLTADGTLEFVHDLAAVGQPLQHHLSALLRREGSRNLSL; the protein is encoded by the coding sequence ATGTCCGACCCCGCCCGGCAGTACCCGTACCCCGACGCGTTCCGGCCGGACGACGCGCCTGCTCCGCACGCGCTGCTCGCACCACTGACCGGGTTCCTGGGCACCTGGACCGGGCAGGGCCGCGGTGAATACCCGACGCTCGCCCAGGAGTTCCGGTACGCGCAGGAGGTGACGTTCAGTCATGACGGGCGCCCCTTCCTCCACTACGAGGCGCGCGCCTGGCTGCTCGACGCGGACGACGCCCCGCTGCGGCCCTCGGCGCGGGAGAGCGGCTGGTGGCGGATGCAGCCGGACGGGCGTGTGGAGGCGCTGATCACTCAGCCCACCGGTGTCGCGGAGATCCTGACGGGCAGTGCTGCGGACGGCGTGGCCGACCTGGCCACCCATCGGGTCGCCCTCGCGCCCACCGCCAAGGAGGTCAGCGCCACACGCCGCCGTTACACGCTGACGGCCGACGGCACGCTCGAATTCGTCCACGACCTCGCGGCTGTCGGCCAGCCGCTCCAGCACCACCTTTCCGCGCTTCTGCGACGCGAGGGGAGCCGGAACCTCTCGCTTTGA
- a CDS encoding LysM peptidoglycan-binding domain-containing protein, translated as MPIMGNHRRSKSTSLTRGFIAVSTGGVVLALPLIMSGSASAAPAHPVVAEKSATSTAFAAKGIAAHKAESATYSVVSGDSLSKIARGHSLSGGWERLYQDNRSVVGGNPDLIHPGLKLTIGAKSAAAPHKAAPTADSKAKAASEAKSAADAQSSDRSESADRADRSQRTVTPVAEKTAATETVATETAATTPAQGATAYTDDLDGWIKESLAVMAQHGIPGSYDSIHRNIIRESSGNPQIVNNWDSNAVAGTPSKGLLQVIQPTFEAYHVAGTSMDILDPVANITAACNYAAATYGSIDNVFGAY; from the coding sequence ATGCCCATCATGGGTAACCACCGTCGTTCCAAGTCCACCTCCCTGACCCGCGGTTTCATCGCCGTGAGCACGGGCGGAGTCGTTCTCGCGCTCCCCCTGATCATGTCCGGGTCCGCTTCTGCCGCACCGGCGCACCCGGTCGTCGCAGAAAAGTCGGCGACCTCGACCGCCTTTGCTGCCAAGGGAATTGCTGCCCACAAGGCCGAGTCCGCCACCTATTCCGTGGTCTCCGGTGATTCGCTTTCCAAGATCGCCCGGGGTCATTCCCTCAGCGGTGGCTGGGAGCGGCTCTACCAGGACAACCGGAGTGTGGTCGGCGGAAACCCCGATCTGATTCACCCGGGCCTCAAGCTGACCATTGGCGCCAAGTCCGCAGCCGCCCCGCACAAGGCCGCGCCGACCGCCGATTCGAAGGCAAAGGCCGCGTCCGAGGCAAAGTCCGCGGCCGACGCGCAGTCGTCCGACCGGTCCGAGAGTGCCGACCGCGCCGACCGTTCCCAGCGGACGGTCACGCCTGTGGCGGAGAAGACCGCCGCCACCGAGACCGTCGCCACCGAGACCGCGGCCACCACTCCCGCACAGGGCGCGACCGCGTACACCGACGACCTCGACGGCTGGATCAAGGAGTCGCTGGCCGTGATGGCCCAGCACGGCATCCCCGGCAGCTACGACAGCATCCACCGCAACATCATCCGCGAGTCCTCCGGCAACCCGCAGATCGTCAACAACTGGGACTCGAACGCGGTCGCCGGCACGCCCTCCAAGGGCCTGCTCCAGGTGATCCAGCCCACCTTCGAGGCCTACCACGTGGCCGGTACGTCGATGGACATCCTCGACCCGGTCGCCAACATCACCGCCGCGTGCAACTACGCCGCGGCCACCTACGGCTCGATCGACAACGTCTTCGGCGCCTACTGA